The Ictidomys tridecemlineatus isolate mIctTri1 chromosome 6, mIctTri1.hap1, whole genome shotgun sequence genome includes a region encoding these proteins:
- the LOC101955662 gene encoding olfactory receptor 6C1: MRNHTEIRAFILLGLSDDPRLQVVIFIFLFLTYMLSITGNLTIITLTLLDPHLQTPMYFFLRNFSLLEVSFTTVSIPKFLSTIISGDKTISFNNCIAQLFFFILLGVTEFYLLAAMSYDRYIAICKPLHYMTIMNRKVCTMLVFASWLASFLIIFPLLMMLLHLDYCRSNIIDHFTCDYFPLLQLSCSDTKFLEIMGFSCAVFTLMVTLALIILSYVYIIRTILKIPSTSQRTKAFSTCSSHMIVISISYGSCIFMYIKPSARERVSLSKGVAVLNTSVAPMLNPFIYSLRNQQVKQAFMNTARKIVFFTSTRKDVVS; the protein is encoded by the coding sequence ATGAGAAACCACACGGAAATAAGAGCATTTATCCTACTGGGCCTGTCAGATGATCCCAGGCTCCAGGTGGTAATAttcatctttctcttcctcaCCTACATGCTCAGCATCACTGGGAACCTGACCATCATCACCCTTACTCTGCTGGATCCTCATCTTCAGACtcccatgtatttcttcctcagGAATTTCTCTCTATTGGAAGTTTCATTCACAACCGTCAGTATACCCAAGTTCCTAAGTACCATTATTTCAGGAGATAAAACCATTTCTTTTAACAACTGTATAGCtcagttgttttttttcattctcttgggAGTCACTGAATTttaccttctggctgccatgtccTATGATCGCTACATTGCCATCTGCAAACCTCTGCACTACATGACCATCATGAATCGCAAAGTCTGCACAATGCttgtctttgcttcctggctggccTCGTTTTTAATCATCTTCCCTTTGCTCATGATGCTGCTACACCTTGATTACTGTAGGTCCAATATCATTGACCATTTTACCTGTGATTACTTCCCCCTACTCCAACTTTCTTGTTCTGACACTAAATTCCTAGAGATAATGGGGTTTTCCTGTGCTGTGTTTACTCTGATGGTCACTTTGGCCTTAATAATTCTGTCCTACGTATATATCATCAGAACGATTTTGAAGATTCCTTCTACTAGTCAGAGGACAAAGGCCTTTTCTACGTGTTCTTCCCACATGATTGTCATCTCCATCTCTTATGGCAGCTGCATTTTTATGTACATTAAACCCTCAGCAAGAGAGAGAGTGTCTCTGAGCAAGGGAGTGGCTGTGCTAAACACCTCAGTGGCTCCTATGCTCAACCCCTTTATTTACAGCCTGAGGAATCAGCAGGTCAAGCAAGCCTTCATGAACACGGCAAGGAAGATTGTGTTTTTTACAAGTACACGGAAAGACGTGGTGTCTTGA